The Synchiropus splendidus isolate RoL2022-P1 chromosome 1, RoL_Sspl_1.0, whole genome shotgun sequence genome includes a window with the following:
- the LOC128758945 gene encoding ribonuclease inhibitor-like translates to MKDAGVELLSAGLKSPHCHLETLSLRRCRISERGCASLASALTSNPSHLRELDLSSNHPGGAGLELLSAGLESPDWRLETLRLEPCGPLWLEI, encoded by the exons atgaaggatgcaggagtggagctgctgtctgctggactgaagagtcctcactgtcacctggagactctcag tctgagacggtgtaggatctcagagagaggctgtgcttctctggcctcagctctgacctctaacccctcccacctgagagagctggacctgagctccaaccatccaggaggagcaggactggagctgctgtctgctggactggagagtccagactggaggctggagactctcag gctggaacCCTGTGGACCACTGTGGTTAGAGatctga
- the LOC128758939 gene encoding hereditary hemochromatosis protein homolog: MWTFWLQLMLLSASIQQVTSSGAGRHSLWVLGTSISGPSQLPEFSCILMLDDLQVAYYDSTLDHLVTSSRDRTPLDLGQNAMRIAHDMILNMRDRLRFSKHRFNQTEGLHVQQRIAGCEIQDGQPTVVMSRDGFDGQDSDSRMYNTTHFSCTVRDALQGWWTAARWHFVQTLYHHFYLPTCEAVLKQLLEQKKKLLNRRVRPRLRVFSRQGKGGALLTCLATDFYPRHINLTLLRDGRQVEEDQLSAGLLLPNANGLYQVRKMLVLTEQELQQKHNYTCTAAHLSLDNRLQVSWRAESYHSHRAHLVSPLVLVALLLLLLLLLALAKCGKSQELTETQWRQRVKLSGCEAPPGGRETLQVF, from the exons ATGTGGACCTTCTGGCTCCAGCTGATGTTGCTCAGCGCTTCCATCCAGCAGGTGACCAGTTCAG GTGCAGGACGACACTCACTGTGGGTTTTGGGAACCAGTATCTCAGGACCCTCACAGCTGCCAGAGTTCAGCTGCATCCTGATGCTGGACGACCTCCAGGTGGCGTACTACGACTCCACACTGGACCACCTGGTCACCAGCAGCAGGGACAGGACTCCACTGGACCTGGGTCAGAACGCCATGAGGATCGCTCATGACATGATCTTAAACATGAGAGACAGACTGAGGTTCTCCAAGCACCGCTTCAACCAGACCGAAGGTCTCCACGTCCAGCAGAGAATCGCAGGCTGTGAGATCCAGGACGGACAGCCGACCGTCGTCATGTCACGTGATGGTTTTGACGGTCAGGACTCTGACAGCCGGATGTACAACACCACCCACTTCTCCTGCACAGTCAGAGATGCCTTGCAGGGCTGGTGGACTGCAGCGAGGTGGCACTTCGTCCAAACCCTCTATCATCATTTCTACCTCCCGACATGTGAGGCAgtcctgaagcagctgctggagcagaagaagaagctgctgaacCGTCGAGTCCGGCCAAGACTCCGCGTCTTCTCCAGACAGGGGAAGGGTGGAGCTCTGCTCACCTGTCTGGCCACAGACTTCTACCCTCGCCACATCAACCTGACCCTGCTCCGGGACGGacggcaggtggaggaggatcagCTGAGCGCTGGTCTGCTGCTGCCCAACGCCAACGGCCTCTACCAGGTGAGGAAGATGCTGGTGCTGACAGAGCaagagctgcagcagaaacacaactaCACCTGCACTGCCGCTCACCTGAGCCTGGACAACCGACTGCAGGTGAGCTGGAGGGCCGAGTCCTACCACTCCCACCGGGCACACTTGGTCTCGCCGCTCGTCCTGGtggctctgcttctgctgctgctcctgcttctgGCCCTGGCCAAGTGTGGCAAATCTCAGGAGCTCACAGAGACTCAGTGGAGGCAGAGAGTGAAACTCAGCGGCTGTgaagcgccccctggtggccgtGAGACATTACAAGTCTTTTAA